A section of the Pseudomonadota bacterium genome encodes:
- a CDS encoding nucleotidyltransferase family protein, with the protein MNRQHAIDLLTCSKPELQARFGVIQLALFGSTARNTATSDSDVDILVAFDGPATSKRYFGVQFYLEDLLGCPVDLVTEKALRPELRPYIEQERGNV; encoded by the coding sequence ATGAACAGACAGCATGCCATCGATCTGCTTACTTGCAGCAAACCGGAGCTGCAAGCTCGTTTCGGCGTGATCCAGTTGGCGTTGTTCGGCTCGACCGCCCGCAATACGGCAACCAGCGACAGCGACGTAGATATCCTGGTTGCCTTCGACGGTCCAGCCACCTCCAAACGCTATTTCGGGGTACAGTTCTACTTGGAAGACCTTCTCGGCTGCCCGGTTGACTTGGTCACCGAAAAGGCTTTGCGACCGGAGCTGCGCCCTTACATCGAACAGGAGCGGGGCAATGTCTGA